A single Calidithermus timidus DSM 17022 DNA region contains:
- a CDS encoding DUF4258 domain-containing protein: protein MGTEICIWPEVEEKLWLKHRVSVYEVEEALADPRIRTRRTKGKTALPVYEAVARTEAGRYLFLVVRIRPECVEIITAYDAEPKHRRFYNG, encoded by the coding sequence ATGGGCACCGAGATCTGCATCTGGCCCGAGGTCGAGGAAAAGCTGTGGCTCAAGCATCGAGTCAGCGTCTACGAGGTGGAGGAGGCCTTGGCCGACCCCCGCATCCGTACCCGGCGCACCAAGGGCAAGACCGCGCTACCGGTGTACGAGGCAGTGGCCCGAACCGAGGCTGGGCGCTATCTGTTCCTGGTGGTGCGGATACGCCCGGAGTGCGTGGAGATCATCACCGCCTATGACGCTGAGCCCAAGCACCGGAGGTTTTACAATGGCTAG
- a CDS encoding recombinase family protein: MIYGYARVSTKDQDPSAQVAALEAAGCQRVVTEHASSRLWERPLLQGLLGRLEPGDTLTVWRLDRLVGPVEHLERVVGLLEARGCTLRSLNEHIDTSNAVGRMFVQFMGVLNEYRLNYMRENTLLGLEQARAEGRRLGRRPKLSEPQQRAALEMVAAGRSRAEVARLFGVDAATVARLVRRHGGGAAAQSTRE, translated from the coding sequence ATGATCTACGGCTACGCGCGGGTGAGCACCAAGGACCAGGACCCCTCCGCCCAGGTGGCCGCCCTCGAGGCCGCCGGCTGCCAGCGGGTCGTGACCGAGCACGCCTCGAGCCGGCTGTGGGAGCGCCCCCTGCTCCAGGGCCTGCTCGGGCGCCTCGAGCCGGGCGATACCCTCACCGTCTGGCGCCTCGACCGCCTGGTGGGCCCGGTGGAGCACCTGGAGCGGGTGGTGGGGCTCCTCGAGGCCAGGGGCTGCACCCTGCGGAGCCTGAACGAGCACATCGACACCTCAAACGCGGTGGGGCGGATGTTCGTGCAGTTCATGGGGGTGCTCAACGAGTACCGGCTGAACTACATGCGCGAGAACACCCTGCTGGGCCTGGAGCAGGCCCGGGCCGAGGGCCGCCGGCTGGGGCGCCGCCCCAAGCTGTCCGAGCCGCAGCAGCGGGCGGCGCTGGAGATGGTGGCCGCCGGGAGGTCCCGGGCCGAGGTGGCCCGGCTGTTCGGGGTGGACGCGGCCACCGTGGCCCGCCTGGTGCGGCGCCACGGGGGCGGGGCGGCCGCTCAATCCACCAGGGAGTAG
- a CDS encoding DUF2272 domain-containing protein has product MTAALERPVGLGPLRLPLWLLLALLAAVLYGGRQAVQRASGPSLGARAARAALEELERWRGLDEADPAARPLLERYWREGLGYSAEQAAAAVARRTHWSAAFVSYVMRRAGAGTHFRYSAAHVDYCAAAKRNRLRGDTANPFWLYRPREHAPQVGDLLCNARDGSGVTYDNVDDGRPRAAHCDVVVAKEPGRLWVVGGNVGDAVARRPVATDTQGRVSGAGYFAVLKVKHEGA; this is encoded by the coding sequence ATGACGGCCGCGCTCGAGCGCCCCGTGGGGCTGGGGCCGCTGCGACTGCCGCTGTGGCTGCTGCTGGCGCTGCTGGCGGCCGTGCTCTACGGCGGCCGCCAGGCGGTGCAGCGGGCCTCCGGCCCCTCGCTGGGGGCCCGGGCCGCCCGGGCCGCCCTCGAGGAGCTCGAGCGGTGGCGGGGCCTCGACGAGGCCGACCCGGCCGCCCGGCCCCTGCTCGAGCGCTACTGGCGCGAGGGGCTGGGCTACAGCGCCGAGCAGGCGGCCGCCGCGGTTGCCCGGCGCACCCACTGGAGCGCGGCCTTCGTCTCCTACGTGATGCGCCGGGCGGGAGCAGGAACCCACTTCCGCTACTCGGCGGCCCATGTGGACTACTGCGCAGCCGCCAAGCGCAACCGGCTGCGGGGGGACACTGCTAACCCCTTTTGGCTCTACCGCCCCCGCGAGCATGCCCCCCAAGTGGGCGACCTGCTGTGCAACGCCCGAGATGGGTCAGGCGTAACCTACGACAACGTGGACGACGGTCGGCCCCGGGCCGCCCACTGCGACGTGGTGGTGGCCAAGGAGCCCGGGCGGTTGTGGGTGGTGGGCGGCAACGTGGGCGACGCCGTGGCCCGCCGGCCGGTGGCCACCGACACCCAGGGCCGGGTGTCCGGCGCCGGGTACTTCGCCGTGCTGAAGGTGAAGCATGAAGGTGCCTAG
- a CDS encoding metallophosphoesterase family protein, giving the protein MRIGILSDIHANLPALAAALSWLSKQQLDHIIAVGDIVGYGPHPKLVIRMLQRFGVQCIGGGTDLRVAFQLLSGAPRNSISDMTLRWTIQRLEEPELGFLKSLPYHHRIPLSRGQLVAFHGTPEDPEVKIDPGLPAADLLPLFERFEAACVVASGNHLPFERRLGERLLIDPGSVGLSLGGAPGADAAVLVDTPQGMSLRFEKLPYDTEWVAQDMALLGFPPPLIEAVRYGSFNPSGNSVSNATIEWVPSVRTRVE; this is encoded by the coding sequence ATGCGCATCGGAATCCTCTCGGACATTCACGCCAACCTGCCCGCTCTGGCCGCGGCGCTGAGCTGGCTGTCCAAGCAGCAACTCGACCACATCATCGCGGTCGGGGATATCGTGGGCTACGGCCCCCACCCCAAGCTGGTCATCCGCATGCTCCAGCGCTTCGGCGTGCAGTGCATCGGGGGTGGCACCGACCTGCGGGTGGCCTTCCAGCTGCTCTCGGGTGCTCCCCGCAACAGCATCTCCGACATGACCCTGCGCTGGACCATCCAGCGGCTCGAGGAACCCGAACTCGGCTTTTTAAAAAGCCTGCCCTACCACCACCGCATCCCGCTGTCCAGGGGCCAGCTCGTGGCCTTTCACGGCACCCCCGAAGACCCCGAGGTCAAGATCGACCCCGGGCTGCCCGCCGCCGATCTGCTTCCGCTGTTCGAGCGCTTCGAGGCTGCCTGCGTGGTGGCTTCGGGAAACCACCTGCCCTTTGAGCGCCGGCTGGGTGAGCGTCTGCTCATCGACCCCGGTTCGGTGGGGCTGAGCCTGGGGGGAGCACCCGGGGCTGACGCGGCGGTGCTCGTGGACACCCCTCAGGGGATGAGCCTTCGGTTCGAGAAGCTGCCCTACGACACCGAGTGGGTGGCTCAGGACATGGCGCTCCTCGGCTTTCCCCCACCCCTGATCGAGGCCGTCCGCTATGGCAGCTTTAATCCCTCGGGTAACAGCGTTTCCAACGCGACCATCGAGTGGGTGCCGTCCGTCCGTACGAGGGTTGAATAG
- a CDS encoding glucodextranase DOMON-like domain-containing protein codes for MIPLLLTDRIGDDHGLGYGYPQAGLYSEVGFADLTGFQAIERGGRLVLRVRLARYANPLQAPQGFSLAVVGIYLDTAPGGAEELPGAGFKTPAGQGWEQAVLLTGWGAEQRDPTGGSQALELQRSGDWLEVWPKVPPGNYGYYVTVGLYDPFTPWHFRPTRPGGGAWTINAPLDAPAAVDVLANDQAAAYQSGVLPPVRIGTDRSLWAWIAAGAGLLTFILAFLIPRRGPGAPKLPRRARGGEKAGKGEGIDIDFES; via the coding sequence ATGATTCCCCTGCTGCTTACCGACCGCATTGGCGACGACCACGGCCTGGGCTACGGCTATCCCCAGGCCGGGCTCTACAGCGAGGTGGGCTTCGCCGACCTCACCGGCTTTCAGGCCATAGAGCGCGGCGGGCGACTGGTGCTGCGGGTGCGCCTGGCCCGCTACGCCAATCCCCTGCAAGCCCCCCAGGGCTTTTCCCTGGCGGTGGTGGGCATCTACCTCGACACCGCCCCCGGCGGCGCGGAGGAGCTGCCCGGAGCGGGCTTCAAAACCCCGGCGGGGCAGGGCTGGGAGCAGGCCGTCTTGCTCACGGGCTGGGGCGCCGAGCAGCGCGACCCCACTGGCGGCTCACAGGCCCTCGAGCTGCAGCGGAGCGGGGACTGGCTCGAGGTCTGGCCCAAGGTCCCCCCCGGCAACTACGGCTATTACGTGACGGTGGGCCTATACGATCCCTTCACCCCCTGGCACTTTCGCCCCACCCGCCCCGGCGGAGGCGCCTGGACGATCAACGCTCCCCTCGACGCCCCCGCCGCCGTGGACGTGCTGGCCAACGACCAGGCCGCCGCCTATCAGAGCGGCGTGCTGCCCCCTGTGCGCATCGGCACCGACCGCAGCCTGTGGGCCTGGATCGCCGCCGGAGCGGGCCTGCTCACTTTTATCCTGGCCTTCCTCATCCCCCGCAGGGGTCCCGGTGCCCCCAAGTTGCCGCGCCGGGCTCGAGGAGGGGAGAAAGCCGGGAAGGGCGAGGGCATCGACATCGATTTTGAGAGCTGA
- the alr gene encoding alanine racemase, with translation MRPAWLEVDLDALAHNVALLRERAGGVRLIGVVKADAYGHGSVEIGRELVRLGVWGLAVATVGEGRRLRQAGIAAPVLLLGGLHPSQAAEVLEVGLIPSLSSLEAAFALDRAARALGLRAQVHLKWDTGMGRVGFAWEEAARVRLALEGLEGLEISGHYSHFADAEADEAWTRSQIAHFAVVRRVWGPGYVYHLCNTAGIFNYPEAAYDAVRPGISLYGLWPGVGLRPIARLLARPTLVKCLPPGRPIGYGGLYTTQGHEWIATLPVGYADGMPRLLYNRATVRLQGQNYPVVGRISMDQITVRIPRQVSLDTVFEVVTPDFDPSSSLCGWAELSGTVSYEPAVRLAARLPRVYLRGGVEVARTEG, from the coding sequence ATGCGCCCTGCTTGGCTCGAGGTCGACCTGGATGCGCTGGCCCACAACGTCGCCCTGCTGCGCGAACGAGCTGGCGGGGTTCGTCTGATTGGGGTGGTCAAGGCCGATGCCTACGGCCATGGAAGTGTGGAGATCGGGCGGGAGCTGGTTCGGTTAGGCGTGTGGGGGCTGGCCGTCGCGACGGTGGGGGAGGGACGGCGCTTGCGCCAGGCCGGGATCGCGGCCCCGGTGCTGCTGCTGGGCGGCCTGCACCCCTCTCAAGCGGCGGAGGTCCTGGAAGTGGGCCTCATCCCCTCGCTCTCCAGCCTCGAGGCGGCCTTCGCCCTCGATCGGGCCGCCCGTGCCCTGGGCCTGCGGGCGCAGGTGCACCTCAAGTGGGACACCGGGATGGGCCGGGTGGGCTTCGCCTGGGAGGAGGCCGCTCGGGTCCGGCTGGCGCTGGAGGGCTTGGAGGGGCTCGAGATCAGCGGGCACTACTCGCACTTCGCCGACGCCGAGGCCGACGAGGCCTGGACCCGCAGTCAGATCGCCCATTTTGCGGTGGTGCGGAGGGTTTGGGGGCCGGGCTACGTCTACCATCTCTGCAACACCGCCGGCATCTTCAACTACCCCGAGGCCGCCTACGACGCGGTTCGACCCGGGATCTCGCTCTACGGCCTGTGGCCCGGGGTGGGCCTCAGACCCATCGCCCGGTTGCTGGCCCGGCCCACCCTGGTCAAGTGCCTGCCCCCCGGCAGACCCATCGGCTATGGGGGGCTCTACACCACCCAGGGCCACGAATGGATCGCCACCTTGCCGGTGGGTTACGCCGATGGGATGCCGCGTTTGCTCTACAACCGAGCCACGGTGCGCTTGCAGGGGCAGAACTATCCGGTGGTGGGCCGAATCTCGATGGACCAGATCACGGTGCGAATTCCCCGGCAAGTCAGCCTGGACACCGTGTTCGAGGTGGTCACGCCCGACTTCGACCCCAGCTCGAGCCTGTGCGGCTGGGCCGAGCTCAGCGGAACCGTGAGCTACGAGCCGGCGGTGCGGCTGGCGGCCCGACTGCCCAGGGTCTATCTGCGCGGCGGGGTGGAAGTGGCCCGGACGGAGGGTTGA
- a CDS encoding integrase core domain-containing protein: MNRLAHLTLARQRLKWCLEVERGRSCREVAAMYGVHHSTVTKWHRRWRACGRRFEALYNRSNRPRRTRARKDLERRIRPLWERGLRGHRLLRELRRRRVRVSTSTYYSALHRMGLLARRAARKRKPPRKASYPFGWVQVDVKYVASGGPYQFTAIECLTRVRFVRIYEDISPASAVDFIRRCARFFPFPIRTVSTDWGAEFTFAGYNHVHRPHPFERALEELGIRHHLIQPGRPQQNGRVERSHRTDKEDFYAFVPPAAAAATLVAWLKVYNERREHMALGWRTPLKALQDHLGRRVRLDYSLVD; encoded by the coding sequence GTGAACAGGTTAGCGCATCTGACCCTCGCGCGCCAGAGGCTCAAGTGGTGCCTCGAGGTGGAGCGGGGCAGGAGCTGCCGCGAGGTGGCCGCCATGTACGGGGTGCACCACTCCACCGTCACCAAGTGGCACCGCCGCTGGCGGGCTTGCGGGAGGCGCTTCGAGGCCCTCTACAACCGCTCCAACCGCCCCCGGCGCACCCGGGCCCGCAAGGACCTCGAGCGCCGCATCCGCCCGCTGTGGGAGCGGGGCCTACGCGGGCACCGCCTGCTGCGCGAGCTGCGCCGGCGCAGGGTGCGGGTGTCCACCTCGACCTACTACAGCGCCCTGCACCGGATGGGCCTGCTGGCCCGCCGCGCCGCCCGCAAGCGGAAGCCGCCCCGCAAGGCCTCCTACCCCTTCGGCTGGGTCCAGGTGGACGTGAAGTACGTGGCCTCCGGCGGGCCCTACCAGTTCACCGCCATCGAGTGCCTGACCCGGGTGCGCTTCGTGCGGATCTACGAGGACATCAGCCCGGCCAGCGCGGTGGACTTCATCCGGCGCTGCGCGCGCTTCTTCCCCTTCCCCATCCGCACCGTGAGCACCGACTGGGGCGCGGAGTTCACCTTCGCCGGCTACAACCACGTGCACCGCCCGCACCCCTTCGAGCGGGCCCTCGAGGAGCTGGGCATCCGCCACCACCTCATCCAGCCGGGCCGCCCCCAGCAGAACGGCCGGGTGGAGCGCTCCCACCGCACCGACAAGGAGGACTTCTACGCCTTCGTCCCGCCGGCGGCCGCCGCGGCCACGCTGGTGGCCTGGCTCAAGGTGTACAACGAGCGCCGCGAGCACATGGCGCTCGGCTGGCGGACCCCGCTCAAGGCGCTGCAGGACCACCTGGGCCGCCGGGTGCGCCTCGACTACTCCCTGGTGGATTGA
- a CDS encoding DUF3208 domain-containing protein, with the protein MRGIKLFQGYLWHPRELEFDPKQALPQQLGVGLEEGPVYVLIDPVRPPFAFFEDGTPTAGQSFYQLTLLVRSERAPHELKALTQPVSEELEPYLQATPRGVGWLLLEDLREL; encoded by the coding sequence ATGCGGGGAATCAAGCTCTTCCAGGGCTATCTCTGGCACCCCAGGGAGCTCGAGTTCGACCCCAAGCAAGCCCTGCCCCAGCAACTGGGGGTGGGGCTCGAGGAGGGCCCGGTCTACGTGCTGATCGACCCCGTGCGCCCCCCATTCGCCTTTTTCGAAGACGGAACGCCCACCGCGGGGCAGAGCTTTTATCAGCTGACCCTGCTGGTGCGCAGCGAGAGGGCCCCTCACGAGCTCAAAGCCCTCACCCAGCCCGTCAGCGAGGAGCTCGAACCTTACCTCCAGGCCACGCCGCGAGGGGTGGGGTGGTTGCTGCTGGAGGATTTGCGGGAGCTATAG
- a CDS encoding N-acetylmuramoyl-L-alanine amidase has protein sequence MKVPRVFSSLPAWVQVALPAGFLLLLGLAARRVDMNQKEKAKTPDIVIDPGHGGRDPGAVNPTTNTTEKEINLSTALTLKYLLEQEGLTVALTRTGDTYPGLYDRTQDAQRAGARVFVSVHYDTYTRQARGVYYGDSAGSRELAQKIAAALPRLAEPNWVKSHKESRFGRLYIADFTAGPSVLIEFGPTAPVGRELVPGQGEALLWLVQALLVVGLVRLAGEALAGLAGLVPGVGPVLAAALRLFAGSYERWLAQKVPALADVAVQRSEEALKGAGGPAKLGAAVAQLQRSAPGLSPGQARAQVEAALTRLRGAGLEQKSGGK, from the coding sequence ATGAAGGTGCCTAGGGTCTTTTCGAGCCTGCCGGCGTGGGTTCAGGTCGCCCTGCCGGCGGGATTCTTGCTGCTGCTGGGTCTGGCAGCACGGAGGGTGGACATGAACCAGAAAGAGAAGGCAAAAACCCCGGACATCGTGATTGACCCCGGGCACGGCGGGCGCGACCCTGGGGCGGTCAACCCCACCACCAACACCACCGAAAAGGAGATCAACTTGTCCACGGCGTTGACGCTCAAGTACCTGCTCGAGCAGGAGGGCTTGACGGTGGCGCTGACTCGGACGGGCGACACGTACCCCGGGCTCTATGACCGCACGCAGGACGCCCAGCGGGCCGGCGCGAGGGTGTTTGTCAGCGTTCACTACGACACCTACACCCGCCAGGCCCGCGGGGTGTACTACGGCGACTCCGCAGGCTCCAGGGAACTCGCCCAGAAGATCGCGGCTGCCCTGCCGAGGCTGGCGGAGCCGAACTGGGTCAAGAGCCACAAGGAGAGCCGTTTCGGGCGGCTCTACATCGCCGACTTCACTGCCGGCCCTTCGGTGTTGATCGAGTTCGGGCCCACCGCGCCTGTGGGCCGCGAGCTGGTGCCCGGCCAGGGCGAGGCCCTGCTGTGGCTGGTGCAGGCCCTCCTCGTGGTGGGCCTGGTGCGCCTGGCCGGCGAGGCCCTGGCCGGCCTGGCGGGCCTGGTGCCCGGGGTGGGCCCGGTGCTGGCGGCCGCCCTGCGGCTGTTCGCCGGCAGCTACGAGCGGTGGCTGGCCCAGAAGGTGCCGGCCCTGGCCGACGTGGCCGTGCAGCGTTCCGAGGAGGCCCTGAAGGGCGCCGGCGGGCCCGCCAAGCTGGGGGCCGCCGTGGCCCAGCTCCAGCGCTCGGCGCCCGGGCTCAGCCCCGGGCAGGCCCGGGCCCAGGTCGAGGCCGCCTTGACCCGCCTGCGCGGGGCCGGCCTCGAGCAGAAGTCGGGGGGGAAGTGA
- a CDS encoding transglycosylase SLT domain-containing protein — MARGIPPWALALAGLALVASAGAGASASSAPRPSPAPAPSPGDGGGGSGNGGDSGGPLEKPDLLERLIARINEANRELLRVYPCRSTPCMDEVVARAILEASKQTGVPPPVLAATVRRESSFWPTGDPKRWPAWNYDYLVSRFEDQRVKNEGCPSPWPMQLVTNPPRMYGLAIGPMQVKPAAFCDVGLRANKLLELRYDQGIYYAVLAGAKYLAMLRQRFPGIGWRGWLYGYKEGPGALKAAMQSGQWRQDILSGYCDRILTWAAGYPELA, encoded by the coding sequence GTGGCTAGAGGAATTCCCCCCTGGGCCCTGGCCCTGGCCGGCCTGGCCCTGGTGGCCTCGGCCGGCGCGGGCGCGAGCGCCTCGAGCGCCCCCCGCCCCTCGCCGGCCCCCGCGCCCAGCCCTGGTGACGGCGGTGGGGGCTCGGGCAATGGCGGGGACTCGGGAGGCCCGTTGGAGAAGCCAGACCTGCTCGAGCGCCTCATCGCCCGGATCAACGAGGCCAACCGCGAGCTGCTGCGGGTGTACCCCTGCCGCTCCACCCCTTGCATGGACGAGGTGGTGGCCCGGGCCATCCTGGAGGCCTCCAAGCAGACCGGCGTGCCCCCGCCGGTGCTGGCGGCCACCGTGCGGCGGGAGTCGAGCTTCTGGCCCACCGGCGACCCCAAGCGGTGGCCGGCCTGGAACTACGACTACCTGGTGAGCCGCTTCGAGGACCAGCGCGTCAAGAACGAGGGCTGCCCCTCGCCCTGGCCCATGCAGCTCGTCACCAACCCCCCGCGCATGTACGGCCTGGCCATCGGGCCCATGCAGGTCAAGCCCGCGGCCTTCTGCGACGTGGGCCTGCGGGCCAACAAGCTGCTCGAGCTGAGGTACGACCAGGGCATCTACTACGCCGTGCTGGCGGGCGCGAAATACCTGGCCATGCTGCGGCAACGTTTCCCTGGGATCGGCTGGCGGGGGTGGCTGTACGGCTACAAGGAAGGCCCCGGGGCCCTCAAGGCGGCTATGCAGTCAGGCCAGTGGCGCCAGGACATCCTTAGCGGTTACTGCGACAGGATCTTAACCTGGGCCGCCGGGTACCCCGAGCTGGCGTAG
- a CDS encoding PIG-L deacetylase family protein, which translates to MDLLVVVPHPDDEVFGAGGTLIEYAERGLETGLITLTRGEAGRTLGLCDPQDLGALRAEELRRAVEVLKIGHFELYDFPNARPAAAVEGEARGAGFEANRGVADHPEIVDLLVQRFENLRPRAIITFPPNGINGHVDHVATSRWVGAAAAQYGKPLKLFYYAPPTPYPGHEEGYLPPTHQRIIPLHVLAQKLRAMAQHRTQALSVLGFMERSAERLAKETFHLVGYQGELQSELL; encoded by the coding sequence ATGGATTTGCTGGTGGTCGTTCCCCATCCCGATGACGAAGTTTTCGGTGCGGGCGGCACCCTTATCGAGTACGCCGAGCGGGGCCTCGAGACCGGCCTGATCACCCTGACCAGGGGTGAGGCGGGTCGAACACTGGGGCTGTGTGATCCGCAGGACCTGGGTGCCCTTCGCGCCGAGGAACTGCGCAGGGCGGTCGAGGTGCTCAAGATTGGGCACTTCGAGCTGTACGACTTCCCCAATGCCCGCCCCGCAGCAGCCGTGGAAGGCGAGGCCAGGGGGGCGGGGTTTGAAGCCAACCGGGGGGTAGCCGACCACCCGGAGATCGTGGATTTACTGGTGCAGCGCTTTGAAAACCTCAGACCCCGCGCGATCATCACCTTTCCCCCCAACGGCATCAACGGGCACGTGGACCACGTCGCTACCAGCCGCTGGGTGGGCGCGGCGGCGGCGCAGTATGGCAAACCGCTCAAACTGTTCTACTATGCGCCGCCCACCCCGTATCCAGGTCACGAGGAAGGCTATCTGCCCCCCACCCATCAGCGGATCATCCCCCTTCACGTCCTGGCCCAGAAGCTGCGGGCGATGGCCCAACACCGCACCCAAGCCCTCTCGGTACTGGGGTTCATGGAGCGCTCGGCTGAACGGCTGGCCAAGGAGACCTTTCACCTGGTGGGCTACCAGGGGGAGCTGCAAAGCGAGCTGCTGTAG
- a CDS encoding TolB family protein produces the protein MTRLFASIVGLLVFSACMPAAQKQPQEATPAATANVLEITRVTNDPTIEFWPRPSPDGKSLLYGVYDRTKKGGAAFSVELVATEGVGKRLVAGPGAGDATWLPDGSGFVYVNVTSGRPLLVRSPISGIGTTFITNNPAGTADGQPDVSPDGKRVVFNTLIRGEATICTIGIDGSGFTIYVPGSSPRWNPSGERLVFDRKVGSKYQIFTLDIKSGQVTQLTTGSYDNSFPSWSPDGNWITFQSNRDGRFQVYIMKADGTAITQLTKGDASAWMPNWSADGYVYFASSIAQAATVDEWQASDIWRVKPKLP, from the coding sequence ATGACAAGACTCTTCGCTTCCATCGTCGGCTTACTCGTTTTTAGCGCATGCATGCCAGCCGCACAGAAGCAGCCGCAGGAGGCTACCCCGGCTGCAACCGCGAACGTTCTCGAGATTACCCGTGTCACGAACGACCCTACTATCGAGTTCTGGCCCCGTCCTAGCCCTGATGGAAAGTCCCTCTTGTACGGCGTCTATGACCGCACCAAGAAGGGTGGGGCAGCCTTTAGCGTGGAGCTGGTCGCAACCGAGGGTGTGGGGAAGCGGCTGGTGGCTGGTCCTGGCGCTGGAGATGCCACGTGGCTGCCTGATGGCAGCGGGTTTGTGTATGTGAACGTGACCAGTGGCCGTCCCCTGCTTGTACGCTCTCCCATTTCAGGTATCGGAACCACCTTTATTACCAATAATCCGGCTGGGACAGCGGATGGTCAGCCTGACGTAAGCCCTGACGGCAAGAGAGTGGTCTTTAACACTCTTATAAGAGGAGAAGCAACGATCTGCACTATTGGGATCGATGGCTCAGGATTCACCATCTACGTTCCTGGCTCTTCTCCCCGGTGGAACCCTTCAGGAGAGCGCCTGGTATTCGACCGGAAGGTGGGAAGTAAGTATCAGATTTTCACGCTGGACATAAAATCTGGGCAGGTTACCCAGCTCACCACCGGCAGCTATGACAACTCTTTTCCCTCCTGGTCACCGGACGGCAATTGGATCACGTTCCAGTCGAACCGCGACGGCAGGTTCCAGGTTTACATCATGAAAGCCGATGGCACCGCAATTACCCAGCTAACCAAAGGGGATGCGAGTGCCTGGATGCCCAACTGGTCGGCCGATGGTTATGTGTACTTCGCGTCCTCCATTGCCCAGGCTGCTACCGTCGATGAGTGGCAAGCGTCGGACATCTGGCGAGTTAAGCCAAAGCTGCCTTGA
- a CDS encoding gluconeogenesis factor YvcK family protein, protein MRVKRYLLVALLGGLLGLLGILQLSWEGPLVSRFYELVHWARPFDAPAWVAGSVWLGLGILLLAEGIRWMNRSMLSALTDPDTVPQQVYIRRKLEAGPRIVALGGGTGLSRVLRGLKEETANLTAIVAVTDDGGSTGRLRDSFGIPAVGDLVDCLAALSDAPGLPNLMAYRFERGGELAGHTFGNLMLVSLHELEGNFAEALRNANQILRLRGAVWPATAMPAKLCALREDGSVSEGETRLREGRGRIQRVWLEALHRERALPGGQSSAATPGPPDLEAMPEALEAIRRAELIVLGPGSLYSSVIPSFLPPQLKEAILRAPGRLCYILNVMSEKGETDQLSALEHYRAIAAHLGRAPEIVVAHSHPIGHQRLARYEAEGQHPVALDLEGLEAEGVRVLRGDFLEDGPYAQHDPAKLVRALMSLRTA, encoded by the coding sequence ATGCGGGTCAAGCGCTACCTGCTGGTGGCACTGCTGGGCGGGCTGTTGGGGCTGCTGGGCATCCTCCAGCTCTCCTGGGAGGGTCCGCTGGTCTCGAGGTTCTACGAGCTAGTCCACTGGGCCCGCCCCTTCGACGCCCCGGCTTGGGTTGCCGGCTCGGTGTGGCTGGGGTTGGGCATCTTGTTGCTGGCCGAGGGCATCCGCTGGATGAACCGCAGCATGCTCTCCGCCCTCACCGACCCCGACACCGTGCCCCAGCAGGTCTACATCCGGCGCAAGCTCGAGGCGGGCCCCCGCATCGTGGCGCTGGGTGGGGGCACCGGGCTGTCGCGGGTGCTGCGCGGGCTCAAGGAGGAAACCGCCAACCTCACCGCCATCGTGGCCGTCACCGACGACGGTGGCTCGACGGGGCGGCTGCGCGACAGCTTCGGCATCCCGGCGGTAGGCGACCTCGTCGACTGCCTGGCCGCCCTCTCCGACGCTCCGGGATTGCCCAACCTCATGGCCTATCGCTTCGAGCGGGGGGGCGAGCTGGCGGGCCACACCTTCGGCAACTTGATGCTGGTCTCGCTGCACGAGCTCGAGGGCAACTTCGCCGAAGCCCTGCGCAACGCCAACCAGATCCTGCGCCTGAGGGGGGCGGTCTGGCCCGCTACCGCCATGCCCGCCAAGCTATGCGCCCTGCGCGAGGACGGCAGCGTCAGCGAGGGCGAGACCCGGCTGCGCGAGGGCAGGGGTCGCATCCAGCGGGTGTGGCTCGAGGCCCTGCACCGCGAGCGGGCGCTGCCCGGTGGGCAAAGCAGCGCGGCAACGCCCGGGCCTCCCGATCTGGAGGCCATGCCCGAGGCCCTGGAGGCCATCCGCCGGGCCGAGCTGATCGTGCTGGGGCCGGGCAGCCTCTACTCCAGCGTGATCCCCAGCTTCCTGCCCCCCCAGCTCAAGGAGGCCATCCTCCGAGCTCCCGGCAGGCTGTGCTACATCCTCAACGTGATGAGCGAGAAGGGCGAGACCGATCAGCTCTCGGCCCTCGAGCACTACCGCGCCATCGCAGCCCACCTGGGCCGCGCCCCCGAGATCGTCGTGGCCCACAGCCACCCCATCGGCCACCAACGCCTGGCCCGCTACGAGGCCGAGGGGCAGCACCCGGTCGCGCTGGACCTGGAGGGCCTCGAGGCCGAAGGGGTGCGCGTGCTCAGGGGCGACTTCCTGGAGGATGGCCCCTACGCCCAGCACGACCCGGCTAAACTGGTACGGGCCCTGATGAGCCTGAGGACTGCATGA